In the Enterococcus rotai genome, NNNNNNNNNNNNNNNNNNNNNNNNNNNNNNNNNNNNNNNNNNNNNNNNNNNNNNNNNNNNNNNNNNNNNNNNNNNNNNNNNNNNNNNNNNNNNNNNNNNNNNNNNNNNNNNNNNNNNNNNNNNNNNNNNNNNNNNNNNNNNNNNNNNNNNNNNNNNNNNNNNNNNNNNNNNNNNNNNNNNNNNNNNNNNNNNNNNNNNNNNNNNNNNNNNNNNNNNNNNNNNNNNNNNNNNNNNNNNNNNNNNNNNNNNNNNNNNNNNNNNNNNNNNNNNNNNNNNNNNNNNNNNNNNNNNNNNNNNNNNNNNNNNNNNNNNNNNNNNNNNNNNNNNNNNNNNNNNNNNNNNNNNNNNNNNNNNNNNNNNNNNNNNNNNNNNNNNNNNNNNNNNNNNNNNNNNNNNNNNNNNNNNNNNNNNNNNNNNNNNNNNNNNNNNNNNNNNNNNNNNNNNNNNNNNNNNNNNNNNNNNNNNNNNNNNNNNNNNNNNNNNNNNNNNNNNNNNNNNNNNNNNNNNNNNNNNNNNNNNNNNNNNNNNNNNNNNNNNNNNNNNNNNNNNNNNNNNNNNNNNNNNNNNNNNNNNNNNNNNNNNNNNNNNNNNNNNNNNNNNNNNNNNNNNNNNNNNNNNNNNNNNNNNNNNNNNNNNNNNNNNNNNNNNNNNNNNNNNNNNNNNNNNNNNNNNNNNNNNNNNNNNNNNNNNNNNNNNNNNNNNNNNNNNNNNNNNNNNNNNNNNNNNNNNNNNNNNNNNNNNNNNNNNNNNNNNNNNNNNNNNNNNNNNNNNNNNNNNNNNNNNNNNNNNNNNNNNNNNNNNNNNNNNNNNNNNNNNNNNNNNNNNNNNNNNNNNNNNNNNNNNNNNNNNNNNNNNNNNNNNNNNNNNNNNNNNNNNNNNNNNNNNNNNNNNNNNNNNNNNNNNNNNNNNNNNNNNNNNNNNNNNNNNNNNNNNNNNNNNNNNNNNNNNNNNNNNNNNNNNNNNNNNNNNNNNNNNNNNNNNNNNNNNNNNNNNNNNNNNNNNNNNNNNNNNNNNNNNNNNNNNNNNNNNNNNNNNNNNNNNNNNNNNNNNNNNNNNNNNNNNNNNNNNNNNNNNNNNNNNNNNNNNNNNNNNNNNNNNNNNNNNNNNNNNNNNNNNNNNNNNNNNNNNNNNNNNNNNNNNNNNNNNNNNNNNNNNNNNNNNNNNNNNNNNNNNNNNNNNNNNNNNNNNNNNNNNNNNNNNNNNNNNNNNNNNNNNNNNNNNNNNNNNNNNNNNNNNNNNNNNNNNNNNNNNNNNNNNNNNNNNNNNNNNNNNNNNNNNNNNNNNNNNNNNNNNNNNNNNNNNNNNNNNNNNNNNNNNNNNNNNNNNNNNNNNNNNNNNNNNNNNNNNNNNNNNNNNNNNNNNNNNNNNNNNNNNNNNNNNNNNNNNNNNNNNNNNNNNNNNNNNNNNNNNNNNNNNNNNNNNNNNNNNNNNNNNNNNNNNNNNNNNNNNNNNNNNNNNNNNNNNNNNNNNNNNNNNNNNNNNNNNNNNNNNNNNNNNNNNNNNNNNNNNNNNNNNNNNNNNNNNNNNNNNNNNNNNNNNNNNNNNNNNNNNNNNNNNNNNNNNNNNNNNNNNNNNNNNNNNNNNNNNNNNNNNNNNNNNNNNNNNNNNNNNNNNNNNNNNNNNNNNNNNNNNNNNNNNNNNNNNNNNNNNNNNNNNNNNNNNNNNNNNNNNNNNNNNNNNNNNNNNNNNNNNNNNNNNNNNNNNNNNNNNNNNNNNNNNNNNNNNNNNNNNNNNNNNNNNNNNNNNNNNNNNNNNNNNNNNNNNNNNNNNNNNNNNNNNNNNNNNNNNNNNNNNNNNNNNNNNNNNNNNNNNNNNNNNNNNNNNNNNNNNNNNNNNNNNNNNNNNNNNNNNNNNNNNNNNNNNNNNNNNNNNNNNNNNNNNNNAAACTAGGAAAAGTTTCCTTCGTTTCATTTCTATTCTACGACTTAAGTATACCGAATTGAATACGCTAGCTCAACGGGAACAGAAGAAATTTTTTGAACTTTATTTTCATGAAAAAACGTAAATAGTGTGTAATTAATAAGAGAAAGTGAGAGCGTATTGTTTCACGTTTTTTTAGCCCTTTTTCGCAAATGTTAGAACCTATTGATTTTCATACCTCGACCAACCCCACCAATTTGGAACTAGCTCTTCAAGGGGAATCGTTTCTCGTTTCTGATAATCAACCATAATTTCTGTATCTTTATTTTTTTGAGAAAACTGTAGCAATAATTCTCTACAAGCACCGCAGGGCATTCCGCCCAGACCTTCAGGTGCTTCACTTCGAAAAGTGATGATACGTTTTATAACGGTTTGACCACTATTCATATACATATTTAAAGCGGCTGTCCGTTCAGCACATAAATCCATTACGCCACTGCAACTTTCAATACAAAAACCAGTGTAAATTTCGCCGTTTTCACTTTCTAAAGCACTGACTACATGGTGTGCATAAATAAATGGCGTGACTTCTGTGGGATAATATACTTTTTTCGCTTTTTCATACAAGGTTTCCCAGATATCCATAAATGTACCTCCGTTATTTAGTGATGGTCTTAATTATAGCAAGTGGCTACTGTAAAAGACAATGAACGTTTGTAATTAAAAAATGCTGGAGTGAAGAAGTATCCTCATTCCAGCTACATGCTCTTTATTTGCTTTTTAATTGGATTCTTCCCGAAAAGATTTCACTCTTTTTACACCTCTCCAAAGGTTGAGAAGTGCCAATATTGCACCTAAAATGAGTGGAAGCCACAGTATTTCTGTTGCATAGCCTAATGTTTCTAGTTGTTCAGTAGCATGACTGTCTTCCAAAGTCCATAACCCTTGTAGCACCTGAAAACTAAACGCCATCATAAAGGATGAGATCAGTAAAAGAACGAATCCGATATAATGCAGCTTGCTTTTTTTTCTAATAATAGCAAATACAACATATAAAAAAAGTAGAAAGATGGGGACGCCAAAAGCAAAGTATGGATTTAACATAGAAAAGCCTCCGTATGTAAAAATTGAATAATATAATTTGTTAGAAATACAACTATCCGTTGCTCCATGACTCAATCATACTGCAATTTTTTCAATTTGCAAAATATATTTTTTGTTAAAGCTATAGTTATTACAAATGACAAAGTGTTTATTTTCTACTAAACTAAAGAAGAAGGAGTGAGTTCTAAATGTCAGCTTATGCAGCACCAATCAAAACTGCGATAATCGTTTTTCCTTTTTTAGCCTTTGCGATTTCATTTGTGCTTGTGATTCGTGAATACCGGAAATACGGAACATTTTTATTCAGAAGAGCACTAATACTTTATTCATTTGTTTTCTATTTACTATGCGCTTATTTTTTAATTATTTTACCACTGCCGCCTCGAGCTGAGGTAGCGCAATATACGAGCCAAATGTTAGAACTGCGGCCGTTTTATTTTGTTAACCGTTTTATGCAAGAGACGGTCTTGAATATTCATGATCCAAGTACCTTTATCCCAGCGTTAAGGCAAGGCGTCGTGTTGGAGCCGGTTTTCAACGTTCTGTTGCTCGTTCCTTTTGGGGTGTATTTACGTTATTATTACAAACTTTCATTCAAAAAAGTAGTTCTCGCTAGTTTTCTCTTGTCGCTGTTTTTTGAGTTAACGCAGTTGAGCGGGTTGTATTTTATTTATCCTAGACCTTATCGGTTAGCGGACGTGAATGATTTGATCAATAATACGTTTGGTGGAATTGTCGGTTATACGATTACACCGATGTTGACCTTTTTATTTCCAACAAGAGACGAGTTGGATGAAGCCGCCTATGAAAAAGGGCAATCCGTTAGTTTATTTCGGCGTTTTGTGGCTTTTTTGATCGATTGGTTTGTGATTTCGATTGTGCAAGCGATTGGGATGTTTACGCTCAATTTAATCCCAGAATACAAACAATGGTTTGTGGGATATCCTGCATTAGAAGGACGAGTCTGGTTTTTCGCTATGGTGTTTATAGTGTTTATGTTGCTACCTAAGCTTACGAA is a window encoding:
- a CDS encoding cytidine deaminase family protein, which produces MDIWETLYEKAKKVYYPTEVTPFIYAHHVVSALESENGEIYTGFCIESCSGVMDLCAERTAALNMYMNSGQTVIKRIITFRSEAPEGLGGMPCGACRELLLQFSQKNKDTEIMVDYQKRETIPLEELVPNWWGWSRYENQ
- a CDS encoding VanZ family protein, with translation MSAYAAPIKTAIIVFPFLAFAISFVLVIREYRKYGTFLFRRALILYSFVFYLLCAYFLIILPLPPRAEVAQYTSQMLELRPFYFVNRFMQETVLNIHDPSTFIPALRQGVVLEPVFNVLLLVPFGVYLRYYYKLSFKKVVLASFLLSLFFELTQLSGLYFIYPRPYRLADVNDLINNTFGGIVGYTITPMLTFLFPTRDELDEAAYEKGQSVSLFRRFVAFLIDWFVISIVQAIGMFTLNLIPEYKQWFVGYPALEGRVWFFAMVFIVFMLLPKLTNGETIGKKVVRIQVVEEGHEKIRFRALFIRYGYLYVVYGLISSYMTSSADLLNSSNRMLQLVSLMLFLFCSFLLLLFFINVLYVLVRKKRRLFYEKASHTYTISTIKREENVENQ